One genomic segment of Nanoarchaeota archaeon includes these proteins:
- a CDS encoding methyltransferase domain-containing protein: MIKQDELLLEPTTLWDFPKQSYGTTQKGNCKFNGVTPAGVILNLISRYTKEGDLVVDPMCGSGTTIDVCKEENRNVIGYDIAPTRPDIIQNDARKIPLSDNSVDMIFIDSPYGDNVRYSEQAECIGKISCEKEEFYQELEKVAKELHRVLKNGKVVGWVIGDHWRSNSGFIPVGIKIYQMLEKHFTPLDIICLTRRHQTSNTPLWKQRAIEHNFYLRGFKYLFVMKKKTDPKKCLKHG, encoded by the coding sequence ATGATAAAACAAGATGAACTTCTTCTAGAACCCACAACACTGTGGGATTTTCCAAAACAAAGTTATGGCACTACACAAAAAGGCAATTGTAAATTTAATGGTGTAACTCCCGCAGGCGTTATTTTGAATCTGATAAGTCGATACACAAAAGAAGGGGACTTAGTTGTTGATCCTATGTGTGGAAGTGGGACAACAATCGATGTGTGCAAAGAGGAAAATAGAAATGTAATCGGATATGATATTGCGCCCACAAGACCGGATATAATTCAAAATGACGCAAGAAAAATTCCATTATCGGATAATTCTGTTGATATGATTTTCATAGATTCTCCATACGGTGATAATGTGAGATACTCTGAACAAGCAGAATGTATTGGAAAAATTTCATGTGAAAAAGAGGAATTTTATCAAGAACTTGAAAAAGTCGCTAAAGAACTTCACAGAGTATTGAAAAATGGGAAAGTAGTTGGTTGGGTTATTGGAGACCATTGGAGAAGTAATTCGGGCTTTATCCCTGTTGGGATAAAAATATATCAAATGTTGGAAAAGCACTTTACTCCTCTCGATATTATTTGCCTTACGAGAAGGCACCAAACTTCAAATACTCCTTTATGGAAACAAAGAGCTATAGAACATAATTTTTATTTGAGAGGATTCAAATATTTATTTGTAATGAAAAAAAAAACAGACCCTAAAAAATGCCTTAAACACGGGTGA